The Pirellulimonas nuda genome includes a region encoding these proteins:
- a CDS encoding HEAT repeat domain-containing protein, whose product MSRSLRLHTLAACLALLTLGSLGAAAGHDASSDFQGWSLEPGIGQAHLVMAARVTRVSSVTVVEGAKTDIALREYRFQPVRVLKGLFQREALSMTASDLGLPAEDASAAPPLKEGELRMLILSQQRGFDLGGGIASYGCVSATPGATTFAQRVPLLSGADDPLVGVVETLIQVADSRSRSERARLLIDRLAKTDGVATVALLTSLSLRADWCASDGRVYEALARLVESPQSAVRGAALDLLAKMLTVGPSPDNPQPPGGVADALYAVLRSDEARTTIRTASIDALGRLPGTTVEADGVRAYLIDQLTDAATQAERQAAATALSRSGAALRHSLGLTPVMDATAALPLDLAPAGEAAYAQAAIRLMPRPALRETMGDLPLAERVWLERLERSLAAGQSIEAEVDALGGMQSKQMSTLLMAAAEQPSLSAAERGAIARALGVLGEKRAAPLLVGWLRGADFRLKGEALTALELVDSPSSADAMRPLLKSESYLPFKLRIARLLARHGVDDGYALAAEHLSDQDHTAAATLVLVALDDPRTTRDLSEILATRPDRRWRAAALTGLAAVGDADARGELRKILADDRDPLVASAAEAVGLSADSTLLPPLAMLARSRNKEIAEAALVALRRFFSGVRQSPLGLAAIDADGRPSSEPAADVAPETRELLASAVADVASDAYVDLGLRVQALAAARLIGGEGYAELLTELADQSELEGTTLLAKVQADRREARRRK is encoded by the coding sequence ATGAGCCGTTCTCTTCGCTTGCACACGCTTGCTGCTTGCCTTGCGTTGTTGACTCTCGGAAGTCTCGGCGCCGCGGCGGGCCACGACGCCTCCTCTGACTTTCAGGGGTGGAGCCTCGAGCCGGGGATTGGGCAGGCGCACCTCGTGATGGCAGCCCGCGTGACGCGGGTCAGCAGCGTTACGGTGGTCGAGGGCGCCAAGACCGACATCGCGCTGCGCGAGTACCGCTTTCAGCCGGTGCGGGTGCTCAAGGGGCTCTTTCAGCGCGAGGCGTTGTCGATGACCGCGTCGGACCTGGGCCTGCCGGCCGAAGACGCCTCGGCCGCGCCGCCGCTGAAGGAAGGAGAGCTGCGCATGTTGATCCTCTCTCAGCAGCGTGGATTCGACCTGGGCGGGGGGATCGCCTCGTACGGATGCGTCTCGGCGACGCCGGGCGCCACAACGTTCGCCCAGCGCGTGCCGCTGTTGTCCGGCGCGGACGACCCGCTGGTCGGCGTCGTGGAGACGCTCATTCAAGTAGCGGACTCCCGGTCGCGGAGCGAGCGCGCCAGGCTGCTGATCGACCGGTTGGCGAAGACGGACGGCGTCGCCACGGTTGCGTTGCTCACCAGCCTGTCTTTGCGGGCCGACTGGTGCGCCAGTGACGGCCGCGTCTACGAAGCGCTGGCGCGGCTGGTCGAGAGCCCGCAATCGGCTGTCCGCGGGGCGGCGCTGGATCTCCTCGCCAAGATGCTGACGGTCGGGCCCTCGCCCGACAATCCGCAGCCGCCAGGCGGTGTTGCCGACGCGCTGTACGCGGTGCTCCGCTCCGACGAAGCCCGCACAACGATCCGAACCGCATCGATCGATGCGCTGGGCCGGTTGCCCGGCACGACGGTTGAAGCGGATGGCGTCCGCGCGTACTTGATCGATCAGCTTACCGACGCCGCGACACAGGCCGAGCGGCAGGCGGCCGCCACGGCGCTCTCGCGATCGGGGGCTGCCCTGCGTCACTCCCTCGGCCTGACCCCCGTGATGGACGCGACCGCGGCCTTGCCGCTCGACCTCGCCCCGGCCGGCGAGGCGGCCTATGCCCAGGCCGCGATTCGGCTGATGCCGCGGCCTGCGCTCAGGGAGACGATGGGCGACCTGCCGCTGGCGGAGCGGGTTTGGCTGGAGCGGCTTGAGCGTTCGCTGGCCGCGGGCCAATCCATCGAGGCAGAGGTTGACGCGTTGGGCGGGATGCAGAGCAAGCAGATGAGCACACTCCTAATGGCGGCCGCTGAGCAGCCAAGCCTGTCCGCCGCCGAACGAGGCGCAATCGCGCGGGCTCTCGGGGTGCTGGGCGAGAAGCGTGCGGCGCCGCTGCTGGTCGGGTGGCTACGCGGCGCCGACTTCCGGCTGAAGGGGGAGGCGCTGACGGCGCTCGAGTTGGTCGACTCGCCGTCGTCGGCAGACGCAATGCGGCCGCTGCTCAAGTCGGAATCCTACCTGCCCTTCAAGCTCCGCATCGCCAGGCTGCTTGCCCGGCACGGCGTGGACGATGGCTACGCGCTGGCCGCCGAGCACCTCTCCGACCAAGACCACACCGCCGCGGCGACGCTCGTGCTCGTGGCGCTCGACGACCCACGCACCACACGTGACCTCTCAGAGATCCTCGCGACGCGCCCCGACCGGCGTTGGCGGGCCGCTGCGCTGACCGGCTTGGCGGCGGTCGGCGATGCCGACGCACGCGGCGAGCTGCGCAAAATCCTGGCGGACGATCGCGACCCGCTGGTGGCCAGCGCCGCCGAGGCGGTCGGGCTCTCTGCCGACAGCACGCTCTTGCCGCCCCTCGCCATGTTGGCCCGTTCCCGCAACAAAGAGATTGCTGAGGCCGCGCTGGTAGCGCTGAGACGGTTCTTTAGCGGGGTGCGGCAATCGCCGCTGGGCTTAGCGGCCATTGACGCCGATGGCCGCCCCTCAAGCGAGCCCGCGGCCGATGTCGCGCCTGAGACGCGCGAACTGCTGGCCAGCGCGGTTGCCGACGTAGCATCAGATGCGTACGTCGACCTAGGGCTGCGGGTGCAGGCGCTTGCCGCGGCGCGGCTCATCGGCGGCGAGGGCTACGCAGAGCTGCTGACGGAATTGGCAGATCAGTCGGAGCTCGAGGGAACGACGTTGCTCGCGAAGGTGCAGGCGGATCGACGCGAGGCACGCCGCCGCAAGTAG
- a CDS encoding M56 family metallopeptidase translates to MPGTLNDFAVQQAVAAAAGGAVWLLGRTPWLGRRPAASHTLWLLVLLLLAAPPGIWRADWFAGDNTAAPPDAAQYGEAQYAAAARCGCYPVGTAYSAPPPVGSAAPSNGPFGSMGEGTLLVLLGASLLMTCVLWFGIARRFVRVRRLLRSDQEAPARAARLLQEASRRFRLQTEVGLRLVDASLPPMLWAEPGRPVIVLPRPLIDTIDDEALRGILAHELGHYVRRDHWVALATTAVATLFWWNPAVWFARRQASAAAEACCDALALERTGVSRKSYARALLSVVDWMSGNPPLPSSFGVSFGRPCERDGARLLRSRIAMIADRGVQPRMTRRLGRLLTCGCVTLVLASAFAGGLGQSAASGSHLEAAAAKSPAADPYGAAIPLYCCPS, encoded by the coding sequence ATGCCCGGCACACTCAACGACTTCGCCGTCCAACAAGCCGTGGCGGCCGCGGCGGGTGGGGCGGTTTGGCTACTTGGTCGCACGCCGTGGCTCGGCCGTCGGCCCGCGGCCTCCCACACGTTGTGGCTGCTGGTATTGCTGCTGCTGGCGGCGCCGCCGGGGATTTGGCGTGCGGATTGGTTTGCTGGGGACAACACGGCCGCGCCGCCTGATGCAGCGCAGTACGGCGAGGCGCAGTACGCCGCCGCGGCGCGCTGCGGTTGCTACCCTGTTGGGACAGCGTATAGTGCGCCCCCGCCCGTCGGCAGCGCGGCTCCATCGAACGGCCCCTTTGGGTCGATGGGAGAGGGGACACTCCTCGTGCTGCTTGGAGCTAGCCTGCTGATGACGTGCGTGCTCTGGTTCGGCATCGCTCGGCGGTTCGTGCGTGTTCGGCGCCTGCTGCGGAGTGACCAGGAGGCGCCGGCGCGAGCGGCCCGGCTGCTTCAGGAGGCGTCGCGACGATTTCGATTGCAGACCGAGGTGGGGCTGCGACTGGTCGACGCGTCGCTGCCGCCGATGCTGTGGGCCGAGCCTGGCCGGCCGGTGATCGTCTTGCCGCGGCCGCTGATCGACACGATCGACGACGAAGCGCTGCGGGGCATCCTGGCGCACGAGCTGGGCCACTACGTCCGGCGAGACCACTGGGTGGCGCTCGCCACGACGGCCGTAGCGACGCTGTTCTGGTGGAACCCGGCGGTGTGGTTCGCGCGTCGCCAAGCCTCTGCGGCCGCCGAAGCGTGCTGCGATGCGCTGGCGCTCGAGCGGACGGGCGTTTCTCGAAAGTCGTACGCGCGGGCGTTGCTGTCGGTCGTCGACTGGATGTCGGGGAACCCGCCGCTGCCCTCGTCTTTCGGCGTTTCGTTCGGACGGCCGTGCGAGCGTGACGGTGCGCGGTTGCTCAGGAGCAGGATCGCGATGATCGCCGACCGAGGCGTACAGCCGCGTATGACGCGTCGCCTGGGGCGTTTGCTCACATGTGGGTGTGTGACGCTGGTGTTGGCGTCCGCGTTCGCCGGGGGCCTGGGGCAGAGTGCTGCTTCTGGGTCGCACCTGGAAGCCGCCGCCGCCAAGTCGCCCGCCGCGGACCCTTACGGCGCAGCGATTCCCTTGTACTGCTGTCCATCCTAA
- a CDS encoding BlaI/MecI/CopY family transcriptional regulator gives MKPESVPNDDLTGAELAVMEVLWERDAGETIREVVLAVYGRHEHSLHAGVKSFLDRLIEKGYVRVDKSAFAHRFHAAFTRRQYVGSRLKQMAHSHFGGSLTPLLLSLVEQATLTKKDRAAIEKLIENIRD, from the coding sequence ATGAAGCCCGAGAGCGTCCCCAACGACGACCTGACCGGCGCCGAGCTGGCGGTCATGGAGGTGCTGTGGGAGCGGGACGCGGGCGAGACGATCCGCGAGGTGGTGCTGGCGGTGTACGGCCGGCACGAGCACTCTCTGCACGCCGGGGTGAAGAGCTTCCTCGATCGGCTGATTGAGAAGGGGTACGTGAGGGTCGACAAATCGGCGTTCGCGCACCGCTTCCACGCCGCCTTCACCCGTCGCCAGTACGTCGGCAGCCGGCTCAAGCAGATGGCCCACAGCCATTTCGGCGGATCGCTGACGCCCTTGCTGTTATCGCTTGTTGAGCAAGCGACGCTGACCAAGAAGGATCGGGCGGCGATCGAGAAGCTTATCGAGAACATCCGCGACTAG
- a CDS encoding DUF1801 domain-containing protein: MAKKTPKKQVKAAKKASLVPADASAQEAAPKLLSGGNPQIAKGYGDAPVQAYLAAMPGWKQRVGRRLDALVVRVVPEVNKAVKWNTPLYGVEGQGWFLAFHCITKYVKVSFFRGASLCPVPPVASKMKDVRYFHVHEDDEIDETQLADWIKQASKLPGETM, from the coding sequence GTGGCGAAGAAGACGCCCAAGAAGCAGGTGAAAGCGGCCAAGAAAGCGTCCCTAGTCCCGGCCGACGCGTCCGCGCAAGAAGCCGCGCCGAAACTGCTGTCCGGGGGCAACCCACAGATCGCCAAGGGGTACGGCGATGCTCCGGTGCAGGCCTACCTGGCGGCCATGCCGGGTTGGAAGCAGCGGGTCGGGCGCCGGCTCGACGCGCTCGTCGTGCGCGTTGTCCCCGAAGTAAACAAGGCAGTGAAGTGGAACACCCCCCTCTACGGTGTTGAGGGCCAGGGCTGGTTCCTCGCTTTTCACTGCATCACGAAGTACGTGAAAGTTAGCTTCTTCCGCGGGGCGTCGCTGTGTCCGGTCCCTCCCGTGGCGTCTAAGATGAAGGACGTACGATATTTTCATGTCCACGAAGACGACGAGATCGACGAAACGCAGCTCGCCGATTGGATCAAGCAAGCCAGCAAGCTCCCCGGCGAAACGATGTGA
- a CDS encoding DUF1801 domain-containing protein, translating into MAEQTPSQLIDARIKALDDWRGETLARVRKLIKRADPEVAETVKWRKPSNGMLGVPVWEHAGILCTGEAYKSFVKLTFAKGASLADPSRLFNASLEGNARRAIDLREGDAIAEKPFTALIRAAVALNTAAPAAPRPARAAKKPKNA; encoded by the coding sequence ATGGCAGAGCAAACCCCTTCGCAATTGATCGACGCAAGAATCAAAGCGCTAGACGATTGGCGGGGCGAGACGCTCGCCCGGGTCCGCAAGCTCATCAAGCGGGCCGATCCCGAGGTGGCCGAAACGGTCAAGTGGCGGAAGCCGTCGAACGGGATGCTCGGGGTCCCGGTGTGGGAGCACGCCGGCATCCTCTGCACCGGAGAGGCGTACAAGAGCTTTGTGAAGCTGACCTTCGCCAAGGGCGCGTCGCTCGCGGACCCGTCGCGCCTGTTTAACGCCAGCCTCGAGGGGAACGCCCGGCGCGCCATCGACCTGCGAGAGGGGGACGCGATCGCAGAGAAGCCGTTCACGGCGCTCATCCGCGCCGCCGTAGCGCTCAACACGGCGGCGCCCGCCGCCCCCCGGCCCGCTCGCGCCGCAAAGAAACCCAAGAACGCCTAA
- a CDS encoding efflux RND transporter permease subunit, whose protein sequence is MIRWFTINGIAANFLMLSILVAGVYTALFQIPLEVSPERSFETVVVEMDYRGGTAKDVERAILIPIEEALEGVEGIKQLNSEGSRGQARFFIDAESGADLRELMDDVSARIDTITTFPDETESPRIFIPESSNFWEVLSIAVTGDINPHQLREVARRVQEDVLALRGVSRAQVQGDSRYEIAIEADTKKLLSFGLNFEDLAQAVRQFSIDLPAGAIDSASGTFIVRTRGQAYSAREFGDLPIRAANGSDVLLGEVATIVDGFEEGEKLVEFNGQPALFVEVMRTGKESAIEISDRVREYVGSMRSRFPQGINLYIWDDESISIRDRLNTLVGSLLQGSVLVMLLLGLFLRPALAFWIVMGIPVGFAGGVLLMPWFGVTANVMSLFGFIIVVGIVVDDAIVTGENVYLKMKAGMTPLDAAIEGTQEVATPVTFGALTTIVAFIPLMFFDGTWGDYSRQVPPIVGPVLLFSLIESKLILPAHLKHLRPVPRDNIITRVQTGIAEGLEYLIEHGYQPVLNLAVRYRATVCAMFIACALLMVGYCLSGRMEFIAFPSVDRGRISTELDMPDDTPLAVTARYMDQIEDALLQMRKEYVDPGTGESLVRDYSKITGAARIHRGFDKSRGAMSFEVLPPSERTVPGASYGELVTRWTELVGPIPEASEFRVKSDSSIRNDRDVDNQNLNIELRGPMSPEKAEVARDIRVLLQGYEQLSSTWANVNYGQDELEITLKPLAAELGLTQQLLAQHIRQAFFGEEAQRLQRGVDDIRVMVRLPRDQRESLHTLDRMRIRTPRGADVPLSTVASIAFTKAPSSVQRKNGAEVLRCGAQPVDQKVDLLGIAREITPKIDELCIPHGLTFQYVGYVAEAEQTKQQFILGAVALGFALFALLSIALNSVFQPFFVLLAVPFATMGALLGHMLLDITPSYLSVFGLLALAGVSVNDTLVMVDYVNRQRKAGSGLRQAALEAGARRFRPIMLTSITTFVGLMPLLFDDSLQAQFLIPMAVSLAFGVMFGTIVSLFLIPCAMLLTDDVRKGLVLAKNWYLVPFRSAPSDVAG, encoded by the coding sequence ATGATTCGCTGGTTTACCATCAACGGCATCGCCGCGAACTTCTTGATGCTGTCGATCTTGGTCGCCGGCGTGTACACGGCCCTGTTCCAGATCCCGTTGGAGGTGTCGCCGGAGCGCAGCTTCGAAACCGTGGTCGTTGAGATGGACTACCGCGGGGGCACGGCCAAGGACGTCGAGCGCGCCATCTTGATCCCTATCGAGGAAGCGCTCGAGGGGGTCGAGGGCATCAAGCAGCTCAACTCGGAGGGCTCTCGCGGCCAGGCCCGTTTCTTTATCGACGCCGAATCGGGCGCCGACCTGCGGGAGCTGATGGACGACGTCAGCGCGCGGATCGACACGATCACGACCTTCCCCGACGAGACCGAGAGCCCGCGGATCTTCATCCCCGAGTCGTCGAACTTCTGGGAGGTGCTGAGCATCGCGGTGACCGGAGACATCAATCCGCACCAGTTGCGCGAGGTCGCCCGCAGGGTGCAGGAAGACGTGCTCGCCCTGCGCGGGGTGAGCCGGGCGCAGGTGCAGGGGGACAGCCGGTACGAGATCGCGATCGAAGCGGACACCAAGAAGCTGCTTTCTTTCGGGCTCAATTTCGAGGACCTCGCCCAGGCGGTCCGCCAGTTCTCCATCGACCTGCCGGCCGGCGCCATCGACAGCGCCAGCGGGACCTTCATCGTCCGCACACGCGGCCAGGCGTACTCGGCCCGGGAGTTCGGCGACCTGCCGATCCGCGCCGCCAACGGCTCCGATGTCTTGCTGGGCGAGGTGGCCACGATCGTCGACGGGTTCGAGGAGGGGGAGAAGCTCGTCGAGTTCAACGGCCAGCCCGCGCTATTCGTTGAGGTGATGCGGACCGGCAAGGAGAGCGCGATCGAGATCTCCGACCGCGTCCGCGAGTACGTCGGCTCGATGCGTTCGCGGTTCCCGCAGGGGATCAACCTGTACATCTGGGACGACGAATCGATCTCCATACGCGATCGCCTGAATACGCTGGTCGGTTCGCTGCTGCAGGGGAGCGTGCTGGTGATGCTGTTGCTGGGGTTGTTCCTCCGGCCGGCGCTGGCGTTCTGGATCGTGATGGGGATCCCGGTCGGCTTCGCCGGGGGGGTCCTGTTGATGCCGTGGTTTGGCGTGACCGCCAACGTCATGAGCCTGTTCGGGTTCATCATTGTCGTTGGCATCGTCGTCGACGACGCGATTGTGACTGGCGAGAACGTCTACCTGAAGATGAAGGCCGGCATGACGCCCCTGGACGCCGCGATCGAGGGGACGCAAGAAGTCGCGACGCCGGTTACTTTCGGCGCGCTGACCACCATCGTGGCGTTCATCCCGTTGATGTTCTTCGACGGCACTTGGGGCGACTATTCTCGGCAGGTGCCCCCCATCGTGGGGCCGGTGCTGCTGTTCTCGCTGATCGAGTCGAAACTCATTCTGCCGGCGCACCTAAAGCACCTCCGCCCCGTGCCGAGAGACAACATCATTACGCGGGTTCAGACCGGTATCGCCGAGGGATTGGAGTACCTGATCGAGCACGGCTACCAGCCCGTGCTCAACCTGGCGGTGCGCTACCGCGCCACGGTGTGCGCGATGTTCATCGCGTGCGCGCTGCTGATGGTGGGCTACTGCCTGAGCGGGCGGATGGAGTTTATCGCCTTCCCGTCGGTCGATCGCGGGCGGATCTCGACAGAGCTCGACATGCCGGACGACACGCCCCTGGCGGTGACGGCCAGGTACATGGACCAGATCGAGGATGCGCTGTTGCAGATGCGCAAAGAGTACGTCGATCCCGGGACGGGCGAGTCGCTCGTGCGGGACTACTCCAAGATCACCGGCGCCGCCCGCATCCACCGCGGCTTCGACAAGTCGCGGGGCGCCATGTCGTTCGAGGTGCTGCCCCCCTCGGAGCGCACCGTCCCCGGCGCCAGCTACGGCGAGCTGGTGACCCGCTGGACCGAGCTGGTCGGCCCTATCCCCGAGGCGTCCGAGTTCCGCGTGAAGTCCGATTCGAGCATCCGCAACGACCGAGACGTCGACAACCAGAACCTGAACATCGAGCTGCGCGGGCCGATGTCGCCCGAGAAGGCCGAGGTGGCCCGCGACATCCGAGTATTGCTGCAAGGGTACGAACAGTTGAGCTCGACCTGGGCCAACGTCAACTACGGTCAGGACGAGCTCGAGATCACGCTCAAGCCGCTGGCGGCCGAGCTGGGCCTTACGCAGCAATTGCTGGCCCAACACATCCGCCAGGCGTTCTTCGGCGAAGAGGCGCAGCGCCTCCAGCGTGGGGTGGACGACATCCGCGTCATGGTCCGCCTGCCGCGAGACCAACGCGAGTCGCTGCACACGCTCGACCGCATGCGGATCCGCACTCCCCGGGGCGCGGACGTCCCGCTGTCGACCGTCGCTAGCATCGCGTTCACCAAGGCCCCTTCATCCGTGCAGCGGAAGAACGGCGCGGAGGTCCTGCGGTGCGGCGCCCAGCCCGTCGACCAGAAGGTCGACCTCCTGGGGATCGCCCGAGAGATTACCCCTAAGATCGATGAGCTGTGCATCCCGCACGGCCTCACCTTCCAGTACGTCGGGTACGTCGCGGAGGCCGAACAAACCAAACAGCAGTTTATCCTCGGCGCGGTCGCGTTGGGGTTTGCCTTGTTCGCGCTGCTCTCGATTGCGCTCAATTCGGTGTTCCAGCCGTTCTTTGTGCTGCTGGCGGTCCCCTTCGCGACCATGGGCGCACTGCTGGGGCACATGCTTCTTGACATCACTCCGTCGTACCTGTCGGTGTTCGGTCTGTTGGCGCTGGCCGGCGTGTCGGTGAACGACACGCTGGTGATGGTCGACTACGTGAACCGCCAGCGCAAGGCCGGGTCCGGGCTACGCCAAGCGGCGCTCGAAGCGGGGGCCAGGCGGTTCCGCCCGATCATGCTGACGTCAATCACCACGTTTGTTGGGCTGATGCCGCTCCTCTTCGACGACTCGCTGCAGGCCCAGTTCTTGATCCCGATGGCCGTGTCGTTGGCGTTCGGGGTCATGTTCGGCACGATCGTCTCGCTGTTCCTCATCCCGTGTGCGATGCTGCTCACCGACGACGTCCGGAAGGGGCTCGTGCTGGCGAAGAACTGGTACCTCGTTCCTTTCAGGAGCGCGCCAAGCGACGTTGCCGGCTAG